Proteins from a genomic interval of Deltaproteobacteria bacterium:
- a CDS encoding response regulator: protein MVDDHRDIREPRARYLEEHAVRVTAAGSSAAARRALQAAAVDLVVLDIMMPGEDGLELCRRLRATTRIPVILLTAMAEDTDRIVSLEVGADDYVTKPFNLRELLARIKAVLRRTQSLPPGREPRSAETYRFDRWSLDPGGRELVDEAGVVTPLSTGEFRLLTALLERPGMVLSRDQLLDLTRGRGAAPFDRAVDNKVSRLRRKLERDPANPKLIATVWGSGYRFAGKVERE, encoded by the coding sequence GTGGTCGATGACCACCGGGACATCCGTGAGCCGCGGGCGCGGTATCTCGAAGAGCACGCCGTGCGCGTCACCGCCGCGGGCTCTAGCGCCGCCGCGCGGCGTGCGCTCCAGGCGGCGGCCGTGGATCTGGTGGTGCTCGACATTATGATGCCGGGCGAGGACGGCCTCGAGCTCTGCCGGCGCCTGCGGGCAACGACCCGGATTCCGGTCATCCTGCTGACCGCGATGGCGGAGGACACGGACAGGATCGTGAGCCTGGAGGTCGGGGCCGACGATTACGTCACCAAGCCGTTCAATCTCCGGGAGCTGCTGGCCCGCATCAAGGCGGTGCTCCGGCGCACGCAAAGCCTGCCGCCGGGCCGCGAGCCACGTTCGGCGGAGACATACAGGTTCGACCGCTGGTCGCTGGACCCGGGCGGGCGGGAGCTAGTGGACGAGGCGGGCGTGGTGACGCCGCTGTCGACGGGCGAGTTCCGGCTGCTGACGGCGTTGCTGGAGCGTCCGGGGATGGTGCTTTCCCGGGATCAGCTTCTCGACCTGACGCGGGGCCGGGGCGCGGCGCCGTTCGACCGCGCGGTTGACAACAAGGTGAGCCGCCTGCGCCGGAAGCTGGAGCGGGACCCGGCGAATCCGAAGCTCATCGCCACGGTCTGGGGCAGCGGCTACCGGTTCGCGGGCAAGGTGGAGCGGGAATGA
- a CDS encoding HAMP domain-containing protein, with the protein MGPLPGAPPWGRTFLLSFLLSVLGVAGVAVLTGSRISKPMRSLAAAAGRLGRGEEVGDLPESGPLEIRGTVRAFNLMRGRLDRYVRDRTAMLAAISHDLRTPITSLRIQAEFVEDEDTRTKILAVLDEMQRMAEDTLAFIREDMRREGTRTVDLHALVDSVAADLADLGHELAAPDSGRVLVACRPVALRRAFRNLLENAGAHGVRATARLADDGGRAYAWSSRTKGPASRSRSGAGVRALRAARRVAEPRHRRRGPGPCHRPDHHPRPRRGYPAGEPRRRRIEGHGRAARRRRLIARPRGVRDRPRFHRPACHRHPRRFRQRPAPQP; encoded by the coding sequence GTGGGACCGTTGCCGGGCGCGCCGCCCTGGGGCCGGACGTTCCTGCTCTCGTTCCTGTTGTCGGTCCTCGGCGTGGCGGGCGTGGCGGTCCTCACGGGAAGCCGCATCTCGAAACCCATGCGGAGCCTCGCGGCGGCCGCCGGTCGGCTCGGCAGGGGCGAGGAGGTGGGTGACCTGCCGGAGTCCGGCCCCCTGGAAATCCGCGGCACCGTGAGGGCCTTCAACCTCATGCGCGGGCGGCTCGACCGCTACGTGCGTGACCGCACGGCCATGCTGGCGGCGATATCGCACGATCTGCGGACACCGATCACGAGCCTGCGCATCCAGGCCGAGTTCGTCGAGGACGAGGACACGAGGACGAAGATCCTCGCGGTGCTGGACGAGATGCAGCGCATGGCGGAGGACACCCTGGCGTTCATCCGCGAGGACATGCGGCGGGAAGGGACACGCACGGTCGATCTCCATGCGCTGGTCGACAGCGTCGCTGCCGACCTTGCGGATCTCGGCCACGAACTCGCGGCCCCCGACTCCGGCCGGGTGCTGGTGGCGTGCCGGCCGGTGGCGTTGCGCCGCGCCTTCCGCAACCTGCTGGAGAACGCGGGCGCCCACGGCGTCCGCGCAACGGCGCGTCTCGCGGACGACGGTGGACGCGCGTACGCGTGGTCATCGAGGACGAAGGGCCCGGCATCCCGGAGCCGATCTGGAGCGGGTGTTCGAGCCCTTCGTGCGGCTCGACGAGTCGCGGAGCCGCGACACCGGCGGCGCGGGCCTGGGCCTTGCCATCGCCCGGACCATCATCCGCGGCCACGGCGGGGATATCCGGCTGGAGAACCGCGCCGGAGGCGGATTGAGGGCCACGGTCGTGCTGCCCGGAGGAGGCGGCTGATAGCGCGGCCCCGCGGTGTCCGTGATCGCCCTCGCTTCCATCGGCCCGCGTGTCACCGGCACCCGCGTCGTTTCCGGCAGCGCCCTGCGCCTCAACCCTGA
- a CDS encoding transferrin-binding protein-like solute binding protein, giving the protein MSKVPNFHLINACWIVGLALLLTACSSNSGIKRERDAAQEALKASEAAKMKAEADLKAAQDELTKARQALAAAKMKAETDTQAAQDELTKAQQALAAAKMKAETDAQAAQDELAKAQQALAAAKVKADTDAATAGEELRQAMQDLEDAKAKLAEALAMIPQGSGFTSRLVMDLNNHEAEVKDEIADRVASAATRDVVSSTESEYGEYASNTGVTLSTLNSSEQTRSNVVLSARYVGEDLVFEHVRGAREPTFNTAEDPAAGGYNLAISPDSGFPWKGAEYYIPVTSSARRWRHVFFSDIEGNDDADYLALGYWVSVRNVDDPEDQRSPFVGAAASGNDPYEVGNVGSLQGQATYTGDAAGMYAKAGTEPRLQDFTADVQLTADFDDNEIYGAVSNARDVATGAQVFEGLALQAADLQTEGAAFFRGYTKSVISGQYASGDWGGQFYGNSSDQPPSSVAGTFGARTQDRSESLFGVFGAHRQ; this is encoded by the coding sequence ATGTCAAAGGTACCAAATTTCCACCTAATCAATGCCTGCTGGATCGTTGGACTTGCCTTGCTCCTGACGGCGTGCAGCAGCAACAGCGGTATCAAACGCGAACGCGACGCTGCCCAGGAGGCGTTGAAGGCTTCCGAAGCCGCCAAGATGAAGGCCGAGGCCGACCTGAAGGCTGCTCAGGACGAATTAACCAAGGCGCGGCAGGCGCTGGCTGCCGCCAAAATGAAAGCGGAAACGGACACCCAGGCTGCTCAGGACGAATTGACCAAGGCGCAGCAGGCGCTGGCTGCCGCCAAAATGAAAGCGGAAACGGACGCCCAGGCTGCTCAGGACGAATTGGCCAAGGCGCAGCAGGCGCTGGCTGCCGCCAAAGTGAAAGCTGACACCGACGCCGCGACCGCCGGAGAAGAACTGCGGCAAGCAATGCAGGACCTGGAGGACGCAAAGGCCAAGTTGGCGGAAGCCTTGGCCATGATTCCACAGGGTAGCGGCTTCACAAGCCGGCTTGTCATGGACCTCAACAACCATGAGGCCGAAGTCAAGGACGAGATAGCGGACAGAGTGGCCTCGGCCGCCACAAGAGACGTCGTTTCCAGTACAGAATCAGAGTACGGGGAATACGCCTCGAACACCGGTGTTACCCTATCCACGCTAAACTCAAGCGAACAGACACGCTCCAACGTGGTGCTCAGCGCGCGGTACGTGGGCGAGGACTTGGTGTTCGAGCATGTCAGGGGCGCAAGAGAACCCACCTTTAACACAGCAGAGGACCCGGCGGCCGGGGGCTACAACCTGGCGATCTCACCGGATTCAGGATTCCCATGGAAGGGAGCCGAGTACTACATTCCGGTCACCAGCAGTGCGCGACGTTGGCGCCATGTTTTCTTCTCGGACATTGAAGGCAACGACGACGCGGACTACCTGGCTTTGGGGTATTGGGTCTCGGTAAGGAACGTGGACGACCCCGAGGACCAGCGCAGTCCTTTCGTTGGTGCCGCCGCAAGCGGTAACGATCCCTACGAGGTCGGGAACGTTGGCTCCCTACAGGGACAAGCAACCTACACGGGTGACGCGGCCGGCATGTATGCAAAGGCCGGGACAGAGCCGCGTTTACAGGATTTCACGGCGGACGTTCAGTTGACTGCGGACTTCGACGACAACGAAATCTATGGGGCGGTGTCGAACGCGAGAGACGTAGCTACCGGAGCACAGGTGTTCGAGGGGCTTGCGTTGCAGGCTGCTGATCTGCAAACCGAGGGTGCCGCCTTTTTCCGTGGCTATACGAAAAGCGTCATAAGCGGCCAGTATGCGTCTGGAGATTGGGGCGGTCAGTTTTACGGCAATTCGTCCGATCAGCCACCAAGTTCCGTCGCAGGCACGTTCGGCGCCAGGACGCAGGACCGGAGCGAATCCCTGTTTGGGGTTTTCGGCGCGCACAGGCAGTAG
- a CDS encoding GIY-YIG nuclease family protein: protein MLIRAYGLHWKRDDVFWGKQKNPGRLLGKAQKRKADVDFRDQRGIYALYDDRYNLVYVGQAGKATRETPKPKMLFDRLKDHRSDNLAERWTIFSWFGTRGVQDDNSLSPLRDEIGSNPQTVLDHMEGLILATADPPKNLRGPNFGGAVRYEQTRDQKLPPTWEEKFEEFFSRMVQEIAPVAK, encoded by the coding sequence ATGTTGATAAGAGCGTACGGTTTGCACTGGAAGAGAGATGATGTGTTCTGGGGCAAACAAAAGAACCCTGGTCGTCTTCTCGGGAAAGCCCAAAAGAGAAAGGCTGACGTTGATTTTCGCGATCAAAGAGGAATTTACGCCTTATACGACGATCGATACAATTTAGTCTACGTAGGACAGGCTGGAAAGGCCACCCGTGAGACACCGAAACCAAAAATGCTCTTCGATCGATTGAAGGATCATCGTTCCGATAACTTGGCGGAACGCTGGACAATATTCAGTTGGTTTGGAACCAGAGGCGTCCAAGATGATAATTCCTTATCACCCCTACGGGACGAAATTGGATCAAATCCTCAAACCGTTCTAGATCACATGGAGGGATTGATTCTTGCAACCGCAGACCCTCCGAAGAACTTGCGCGGACCTAATTTCGGGGGTGCCGTTAGGTATGAACAGACTCGGGATCAAAAACTCCCGCCAACTTGGGAGGAGAAATTTGAGGAGTTTTTTTCAAGGATGGTCCAGGAGATTGCACCGGTTGCCAAGTGA